A section of the Pseudomonas sp. FP453 genome encodes:
- the dgcB gene encoding dimethylglycine demethylation protein DgcB yields the protein MLNTLLPILLFAALGLAVLGALRRVNMWRRGRASKVDLLGGLLAMPKRYMVDLHHVVARDKYIANTHVATALGFVLSALLAILVHGFGLHNRLLGYALLLASVLMFVGATFVYLRRRNPPARLSKGPWMRLPKSLMAFSVSFFLVTLPVAGILPADFGGWLLAALLGVGVLWGVSEMFFGMTWGGPMKHAFAGALHLAWHRRAERFGGGRSTGLKPLDLSDKTAPLGVEKPKDFTWNQLLGFDACVQCGKCEAACPAFAAGQPLNPKKLIQDMVVGLAGGTDAKFAGSPYPGKAIGEHSGNPHQPIVNGLVDAETLWSCTTCRACVEECPMMIEHVDAIVDMRRHLTLEKGATPNKGAEVLENLIATDNPGGFAPGGRLNWAADLNLPLLSEKGSADVLFWVGDGAFDMRNQRTLRAFVKVLKAANVDFAVLGLEERDSGDVARRLGDEATFQLLASRNIQTLAKYSFKRIVTCDPHSFHVLKNEYGAFNGNYVVHHHSTFMAELIGEGALNLGQHKGNSVTYHDPCYLGRYNGEYEAPRQVLRALGIEVKEMQRSGFRSRCCGGGGGAPITDIPGKQRIPDMRMEDIRETGAEVVAVGCPQCTAMLEGVVEPRPLIKDIAELVADALLEDAAPAKAPLKREPAEVH from the coding sequence ATGCTGAACACCCTTCTTCCCATCCTGCTCTTCGCCGCCCTGGGCCTTGCCGTCCTCGGCGCCCTGCGCCGGGTAAACATGTGGCGCCGTGGCCGTGCCTCCAAAGTCGACCTGCTGGGCGGCCTGCTGGCCATGCCCAAGCGCTACATGGTCGACCTGCACCATGTGGTCGCCCGCGACAAATACATCGCCAACACCCACGTCGCCACGGCGCTGGGCTTTGTGCTGTCGGCATTGCTGGCCATCCTGGTGCACGGCTTCGGCCTGCACAACCGCCTCCTCGGGTACGCCTTGCTGCTGGCTTCGGTGCTGATGTTTGTCGGCGCGACCTTCGTCTACCTGCGTCGGCGCAACCCGCCGGCGCGCCTGTCGAAAGGCCCGTGGATGCGCCTGCCGAAAAGCCTGATGGCGTTCTCGGTGAGCTTCTTCCTGGTGACCTTGCCGGTGGCCGGGATCCTGCCGGCGGACTTCGGCGGCTGGCTGCTCGCGGCGCTGCTCGGCGTGGGTGTGTTGTGGGGCGTCAGCGAGATGTTCTTCGGCATGACCTGGGGCGGCCCGATGAAACACGCCTTCGCCGGTGCCCTGCACCTGGCCTGGCACCGTCGCGCCGAGCGCTTTGGCGGTGGCCGCTCCACCGGTTTGAAACCGCTGGACCTGAGCGACAAGACCGCGCCCCTGGGCGTGGAAAAACCCAAGGATTTCACCTGGAACCAACTGCTCGGTTTCGACGCCTGCGTGCAGTGCGGCAAGTGCGAAGCCGCGTGCCCGGCCTTTGCTGCCGGCCAGCCGCTGAACCCGAAAAAGCTGATCCAGGACATGGTCGTCGGCCTGGCCGGTGGCACCGATGCCAAGTTCGCCGGCAGCCCGTATCCGGGCAAAGCCATTGGCGAACACAGCGGCAACCCGCATCAGCCGATCGTCAACGGTCTGGTGGACGCCGAGACCCTGTGGTCCTGCACCACCTGCCGCGCCTGCGTGGAAGAGTGCCCGATGATGATCGAGCACGTGGACGCCATCGTCGACATGCGCCGCCATCTCACCCTGGAAAAAGGCGCCACGCCGAACAAAGGCGCCGAAGTCCTCGAAAACCTTATCGCCACCGACAACCCGGGCGGTTTTGCTCCGGGCGGTCGCTTGAACTGGGCAGCGGATTTGAACCTGCCGTTGCTCAGCGAAAAGGGCAGCGCCGACGTGCTGTTCTGGGTCGGCGACGGTGCCTTCGACATGCGCAACCAACGCACCCTGCGCGCCTTCGTCAAAGTGCTCAAGGCGGCGAATGTCGACTTCGCCGTGCTCGGCCTGGAAGAACGCGACAGCGGCGACGTGGCCCGCCGCCTGGGCGACGAAGCCACCTTCCAGTTGCTGGCGTCGCGCAATATCCAGACCCTGGCCAAGTACAGTTTCAAGCGCATCGTCACCTGCGACCCCCACAGTTTCCATGTGCTGAAAAACGAGTACGGCGCCTTCAACGGCAACTACGTTGTGCACCACCACAGCACCTTCATGGCCGAGCTGATCGGCGAGGGCGCGCTGAACCTGGGCCAGCACAAGGGCAACAGCGTGACCTATCACGACCCGTGCTACCTGGGCCGCTACAACGGCGAATACGAGGCGCCGCGCCAGGTGCTGCGCGCGCTGGGGATCGAGGTCAAGGAGATGCAACGCTCGGGCTTCCGTTCACGCTGCTGCGGCGGCGGTGGCGGGGCGCCGATTACCGACATTCCTGGCAAGCAACGCATTCCCGATATGCGCATGGAAGATATCCGCGAAACCGGTGCCGAAGTGGTAGCGGTGGGTTGCCCGCAGTGCACGGCGATGCTTGAGGGCGTGGTCGAACCGCGTCCATTGATCAAGGACATCGCGGAACTGGTGGCCGATGCGTTGCTAGAAGACGCTGCGCCCGCCAAAGCCCCCCTAAAGCGTGAACCTGCGGAGGTGCACTGA
- the dgcA gene encoding dimethylglycine demethylation protein DgcA, with the protein MAFEAMFAPIQIGKLTIRNRVLSTAHAEVYATDGGMTTERYIRYYEEKAKGGIGLAICGGSSVVAIDSPQEWWSSVNLSTDRIIPHFQNLADAMHKHGAKIMIQITHMGRRSRWDGFNWPTLMSPSGVREPVHRATCKTIEPEEIWRVIGNYAAAAGRAKAGGLDGVELSAVHQHMIDQFWSPRVNKRTDEWGGSFENRMRFGLEVLKAVRKEVGPDFCVGIRLCGDEFHPDGLSHEDMKQIAKYYDDTGMLDFIGVVGSGCDTHNTLANVIPNMSYPPEPFLHLAAGIKEVVKAPVLHAQNIKDPNQATRILEGGYVDMVGMTRAHMADPHLIAKIKMGQIDQIKQCVGANYCIDRQYQGLDVLCIQNAATSREYMGVPHIIEKTTGVKRKVVVVGAGPAGMEAARVAAERGHDVTLFEKKEFIGGQITTASKAPQRDQIAGITRWFQLELARLNVDLRLGVAADAATILDLRPDVVVLAVGGHPFIEQNEHWGAAEGLIVSSWDVLDGKVAPGKNVLVYDTICEFTGMSVADFLADKGSQVEIVTDDIKPGVAIGGTSFPTYYRSMYPKEVIMTGDMMLEKVYREGDKLVAVLENEYTGAKEERVVDQVVVENGVRPDEAIYYALKEGSRNKGQMDVEALFAIKPQPCLSEAGDGYLLFRIGDCVAQRNTHAAIYDALRLCKDF; encoded by the coding sequence ATGGCTTTCGAAGCAATGTTTGCGCCGATCCAGATCGGCAAACTGACCATCCGCAACCGCGTGCTCAGTACCGCCCACGCCGAGGTGTATGCCACCGACGGCGGCATGACCACCGAGCGCTACATCCGTTATTACGAAGAGAAAGCCAAGGGCGGCATCGGCCTGGCGATCTGCGGCGGCTCGTCCGTCGTGGCCATCGACAGCCCGCAGGAATGGTGGAGTTCGGTCAACCTGTCCACCGACCGCATCATCCCGCACTTCCAGAACCTGGCCGACGCCATGCACAAGCATGGCGCCAAGATCATGATCCAGATTACCCACATGGGCCGGCGCTCGCGGTGGGACGGCTTCAACTGGCCGACCCTGATGTCGCCGTCCGGCGTGCGTGAGCCGGTGCACCGTGCCACCTGCAAGACCATCGAGCCGGAAGAAATCTGGCGGGTGATCGGCAACTACGCCGCCGCCGCTGGCCGCGCGAAAGCTGGTGGCCTCGACGGCGTGGAACTGTCGGCGGTGCACCAGCACATGATCGACCAGTTCTGGAGCCCACGGGTCAACAAGCGTACCGACGAATGGGGCGGCAGCTTCGAAAACCGCATGCGTTTCGGCCTGGAAGTATTGAAAGCCGTGCGCAAGGAAGTCGGCCCGGATTTCTGCGTGGGCATCCGCCTGTGCGGTGACGAGTTCCACCCGGACGGCTTGTCCCACGAGGACATGAAACAGATCGCCAAGTATTACGACGACACCGGCATGCTCGATTTCATCGGCGTCGTGGGCTCGGGTTGCGACACCCACAACACCCTGGCCAACGTTATCCCCAACATGAGTTATCCACCGGAGCCATTCCTGCACTTGGCCGCCGGGATCAAGGAAGTGGTCAAGGCGCCGGTGCTGCACGCGCAGAACATCAAGGACCCGAACCAGGCCACCCGTATTCTGGAAGGCGGCTACGTGGACATGGTCGGCATGACCCGTGCACACATGGCCGACCCGCACCTGATCGCCAAGATCAAGATGGGCCAGATCGACCAGATCAAACAGTGCGTCGGCGCCAACTACTGCATCGACCGCCAGTACCAGGGCCTGGATGTGTTGTGCATCCAGAACGCCGCGACGTCCCGTGAGTACATGGGCGTGCCGCACATCATCGAGAAAACCACCGGGGTCAAGCGCAAGGTCGTGGTGGTCGGTGCCGGCCCGGCCGGGATGGAAGCTGCACGCGTCGCCGCCGAGCGTGGCCATGACGTGACGCTGTTCGAGAAGAAAGAATTTATCGGTGGGCAAATCACCACCGCGTCCAAGGCGCCGCAGCGCGACCAGATTGCCGGGATCACCCGCTGGTTCCAGTTGGAGCTGGCGCGCTTGAATGTCGACCTGCGCCTGGGCGTGGCCGCCGATGCGGCGACTATCTTGGACCTGCGCCCGGACGTCGTGGTGCTGGCCGTGGGCGGGCATCCGTTCATCGAACAGAACGAACACTGGGGCGCGGCTGAAGGCCTGATCGTCAGCAGCTGGGACGTGCTCGACGGCAAAGTCGCGCCGGGTAAAAACGTGCTGGTGTACGACACCATCTGCGAATTCACCGGCATGTCGGTGGCGGATTTCCTTGCGGACAAAGGCAGCCAGGTGGAGATCGTCACCGACGACATCAAGCCCGGCGTGGCCATCGGCGGTACGTCGTTCCCGACCTACTACCGCAGCATGTACCCCAAGGAAGTGATCATGACCGGCGACATGATGCTGGAAAAGGTCTACCGCGAAGGCGACAAGCTGGTGGCGGTGCTGGAGAACGAATACACCGGCGCCAAAGAGGAACGGGTGGTGGACCAGGTGGTCGTCGAAAACGGCGTGCGCCCGGACGAAGCGATCTACTACGCCCTCAAGGAAGGCTCGCGCAACAAGGGCCAGATGGACGTCGAGGCGCTGTTCGCGATCAAGCCGCAGCCGTGCCTGAGCGAGGCGGGTGACGGCTACTTGCTGTTCCGCATCGGCGACTGCGTGGCGCAGCGCAACACCCACGCTGCGATCTATGACGCCCTGCGCTTGTGCAAGGATTTCTGA
- a CDS encoding DUF5943 domain-containing protein, producing MAKIAPQLPIEVDSETGVWTSDALPMLYVPRHFFVNNHIGIEEVLGADAYAEILYKAGYKSAWHWCEKEAECHGLEGVAVFEHYMKRLSQRGWGLFKIQDIDLDKGTCSVKLEHSAFVYVYGKVGRKVDYMFTGWFAGAMDQILQARGSNLRTVAEQVYGGSEEGHDDGLFTVKPL from the coding sequence ATGGCCAAGATCGCCCCGCAATTACCTATCGAAGTCGACAGCGAGACCGGTGTCTGGACCTCCGACGCCCTGCCCATGCTCTACGTACCGCGCCACTTTTTCGTCAATAACCACATCGGTATCGAAGAAGTCCTGGGCGCCGACGCCTACGCCGAGATCCTCTACAAGGCCGGCTACAAATCCGCCTGGCACTGGTGCGAGAAAGAAGCCGAATGCCACGGCCTGGAAGGCGTCGCGGTGTTCGAGCACTACATGAAGCGCCTGTCGCAACGCGGCTGGGGCCTGTTCAAGATCCAGGACATCGACCTCGACAAGGGCACCTGCAGCGTCAAGCTGGAACACTCGGCATTCGTCTACGTGTACGGCAAGGTCGGGCGCAAGGTGGACTACATGTTCACCGGCTGGTTTGCCGGTGCCATGGACCAGATTCTCCAGGCGCGCGGCAGCAACCTCCGCACCGTCGCAGAGCAAGTCTACGGAGGCTCCGAAGAGGGCCACGATGACGGCCTGTTCACCGTCAAGCCGTTGTAA
- a CDS encoding dipeptidase: protein MSPAELHADSIVIDGLIIAKWNRDLFEDMRKGGLTAANCTVSVWEGFQATINNIVASQTLIRENSDLVIPVKTTADIRRAKELGKTGIIFGFQNAHAFEDQLGYVEIFKQLGVGVVQMCYNTQNLVGTGCYERDGGLSGFGREIVGEMNRVGIMCDLSHVGSKTSEEVILESKKPVCYSHCLPSGLKEHPRNKSDEELKFIADHGGFVGVTMFAPFLAKGIDSTIDDYAEAIEYTMNIVGEDAIGIGTDFTQGHGQDFFEMLTHDKGYARRLTSFGKIINPLGIRTVGEFPNLTETLLKRGHSERVVRKIMGENWVNVLKDVWGE, encoded by the coding sequence ATGAGCCCAGCCGAATTGCACGCCGACAGCATCGTTATCGACGGGCTGATTATTGCCAAGTGGAACCGCGACCTGTTCGAGGACATGCGCAAAGGTGGCCTCACCGCCGCCAACTGCACCGTGTCGGTGTGGGAAGGGTTCCAGGCCACCATCAATAACATCGTGGCCAGCCAGACCCTGATCCGTGAGAACAGCGACCTGGTGATCCCGGTGAAAACCACCGCCGACATCCGCCGAGCCAAGGAACTGGGCAAGACCGGCATCATCTTCGGCTTCCAGAACGCCCATGCCTTCGAAGACCAACTCGGCTACGTCGAGATCTTCAAGCAGCTCGGCGTGGGCGTGGTGCAGATGTGCTACAACACCCAGAACCTGGTGGGCACCGGTTGCTACGAGCGCGACGGCGGCCTGTCGGGTTTTGGCCGTGAGATCGTCGGCGAGATGAACCGTGTCGGCATCATGTGCGACCTGTCCCACGTCGGTTCCAAAACCTCCGAAGAAGTCATCCTCGAATCGAAAAAACCGGTGTGCTACTCCCACTGCCTGCCGTCCGGGCTCAAGGAGCACCCGCGCAACAAGTCCGATGAAGAGCTTAAGTTTATTGCGGACCACGGCGGTTTTGTTGGTGTGACCATGTTCGCGCCGTTCCTGGCCAAGGGCATCGATTCGACCATCGACGACTACGCCGAAGCCATCGAATACACCATGAACATCGTCGGCGAAGACGCCATCGGCATCGGCACCGACTTCACCCAGGGCCATGGCCAGGATTTCTTTGAAATGCTGACCCATGACAAGGGTTACGCCCGCCGCCTGACCAGCTTCGGCAAGATCATCAACCCACTGGGCATCCGCACCGTGGGCGAGTTCCCCAACCTCACCGAAACCCTGCTCAAGCGCGGCCACAGCGAACGCGTGGTGCGCAAGATCATGGGCGAGAACTGGGTCAACGTCCTCAAGGACGTCTGGGGCGAATAA
- a CDS encoding lysozyme inhibitor LprI family protein: MKSIFLALALIATTAHAAEDTDSTPCDGIENDKQTLECATYNKTTAEQLLKDNYQGLLERMAATYGSDKTKLADITARLKDAQQKWEKLRDADCAVDTFPAVNGTKAYAIAVNDCLARMSDERSEFLESIGQE, from the coding sequence ATGAAATCGATTTTCCTGGCTTTGGCACTCATCGCAACCACCGCCCACGCGGCCGAAGACACCGACAGCACGCCCTGCGATGGCATCGAAAACGACAAGCAAACCCTGGAATGCGCCACCTACAACAAAACCACCGCCGAACAACTGCTCAAGGATAACTACCAAGGCCTGCTGGAACGCATGGCTGCGACCTACGGCAGCGACAAGACCAAGCTGGCGGACATTACCGCTCGTCTGAAGGATGCCCAGCAGAAGTGGGAAAAACTGCGGGATGCCGATTGTGCGGTGGACACCTTTCCGGCGGTGAATGGCACCAAGGCGTATGCGATTGCGGTGAATGACTGTTTGGCGCGCATGAGTGATGAGCGGTCGGAGTTTCTGGAGTCGATTGGGCAGGAATAA
- a CDS encoding DUF3010 family protein, whose amino-acid sequence MTICGIEIKGSEAIIAVASLDNQALTHVALATKKIALEDDDEAANVKAFAAQVKAFVQANGIERIAIKKRSKKGEFAGGPTTFKIEGVFQLLDGVEVTLLSPQTINAQNKKHSFELPASLNKYQHEAYKAACSALLKK is encoded by the coding sequence ATGACTATCTGCGGCATCGAAATCAAAGGCAGCGAAGCCATCATCGCCGTCGCCTCCCTGGACAACCAGGCGCTGACCCATGTCGCCCTGGCCACCAAGAAAATCGCCCTCGAAGACGATGATGAAGCGGCCAACGTCAAAGCCTTCGCCGCCCAGGTGAAGGCGTTTGTGCAGGCCAACGGCATCGAGCGGATTGCGATCAAGAAGCGCAGCAAGAAAGGTGAGTTTGCCGGTGGGCCGACTACGTTCAAGATCGAGGGTGTATTTCAATTGCTGGACGGTGTGGAGGTGACGTTGTTGTCGCCACAGACCATCAATGCGCAGAACAAGAAGCACAGCTTTGAGCTGCCGGCGAGCCTGAACAAATACCAGCATGAAGCCTACAAAGCTGCCTGCTCGGCGCTGCTGAAGAAATAA
- a CDS encoding AAA family ATPase, whose product MSKNNGFVFRRPTLASSIADGLVGAGIQDFTSGLFLAAPRRTGKSTFLREDLIPECQLRGWLTVYVDLWADKEKDPAELIASAIAAALVPYEKGIRKLAKNMGIEKLSFLRTLSWDFTKPQLPVGATLTQALELLHSAAEKTVVLVIDEAQHALTSESGINAMFALKAARDQLNQGRDEEGNGLYLVFTGSNRDKLAHLVLGKSQPFFGSSITPFPLLGREFTQAYTLHINALLAETNQFNAADIDEVFERVGRRPEMLRTILGEVALELGEASNLGQLLHSRAESLRAGVWTEFESAWNALTIPQRAVLEVMVERSQSNEPFAPFTDSTVTAVSKALEDMGSDVVPGTQTIQACIDALRDKELVWKSSRGGYALEDKSFGEWLLHKRQTSL is encoded by the coding sequence ATGTCCAAGAACAACGGCTTCGTGTTCCGCCGTCCCACCCTGGCCAGCAGCATTGCCGACGGCTTGGTGGGGGCTGGCATTCAGGATTTCACGTCTGGCCTGTTTCTCGCGGCGCCACGTCGTACCGGCAAAAGCACCTTTTTGCGGGAGGACTTGATCCCGGAGTGCCAGCTCAGGGGCTGGCTGACCGTGTACGTCGACCTGTGGGCGGACAAAGAAAAAGACCCCGCAGAGCTGATTGCCAGCGCGATTGCCGCAGCGCTGGTTCCCTATGAAAAGGGCATTCGCAAGCTGGCGAAGAACATGGGAATCGAGAAGCTAAGCTTTCTGCGTACCCTGTCCTGGGACTTTACCAAACCACAATTACCGGTCGGCGCAACGCTGACCCAGGCGTTGGAACTGCTCCACAGCGCGGCAGAAAAAACCGTCGTGCTGGTGATAGATGAAGCGCAGCACGCACTTACCAGCGAGTCTGGTATCAACGCGATGTTTGCGCTGAAGGCTGCCCGGGACCAGCTCAACCAAGGCCGCGACGAGGAAGGCAACGGCTTGTATCTGGTGTTCACCGGCTCCAATCGCGACAAGCTGGCCCATTTGGTCTTAGGCAAAAGCCAGCCATTCTTCGGTTCCAGCATCACACCTTTTCCGCTGCTGGGCAGGGAGTTTACCCAAGCGTATACCCTGCATATCAACGCCCTTTTGGCCGAGACCAACCAGTTCAACGCTGCTGACATTGATGAAGTCTTTGAGCGGGTGGGCCGTCGCCCGGAGATGTTGCGCACCATCCTGGGTGAAGTGGCGCTTGAGTTGGGTGAGGCGAGTAACCTGGGTCAATTACTGCACAGTCGTGCCGAGTCGCTGCGTGCTGGCGTGTGGACCGAATTCGAAAGTGCCTGGAATGCCCTGACCATCCCTCAGCGTGCGGTGCTGGAAGTGATGGTGGAGCGTTCACAGAGCAACGAACCCTTCGCACCGTTTACCGACAGTACTGTCACGGCGGTGAGCAAGGCGCTGGAAGACATGGGCAGTGACGTGGTGCCGGGCACTCAGACTATTCAGGCCTGTATCGATGCCTTGCGCGACAAGGAGCTGGTCTGGAAGTCGAGTCGGGGAGGCTATGCCCTGGAAGACAAGTCGTTCGGCGAGTGGCTGCTGCACAAGCGCCAGACATCCCTCTAA
- a CDS encoding GlxA family transcriptional regulator gives MSQDFYFLLMPGFSAIGFISALEPLRVANRFRGELYRWHVLSADGGAVLASNGMSVNADAALEPLKKGATLLVVAGFEPLKFATPALEHWLRRLDHDGVTLGAIDTGACVLAEAGLLDGYRLTLHWEAIDAFKESYPHLSVTQELFEIDRRRITCAGGTASIDLLLDLIAQAHGPELAIQVSEQFVLGRIRPRKDHQRMQIATRYGINNKKLVQVIGEMEQHSEPPLTTLALADAIKVTRRQLERLFRLHLNDTPSNFYLGLRLEKARQLLRQSDMSVLEVSIACGFESPSYFTRSYRARFAKCPREDRRREVV, from the coding sequence ATGTCCCAGGATTTCTACTTTCTGCTGATGCCGGGCTTCTCGGCCATCGGTTTTATCTCCGCCCTTGAGCCGCTGCGGGTGGCCAATCGTTTTCGCGGCGAGCTGTACCGCTGGCACGTGCTGAGCGCCGATGGCGGCGCGGTATTGGCGAGCAATGGCATGTCGGTCAACGCCGATGCGGCGCTGGAACCGCTGAAAAAGGGCGCGACCTTGCTGGTGGTCGCCGGCTTTGAACCGTTGAAGTTCGCCACGCCGGCGCTGGAGCACTGGCTGCGCCGCCTCGACCACGACGGCGTAACCCTTGGCGCCATCGACACCGGCGCCTGCGTCCTCGCCGAAGCGGGCCTGCTCGACGGCTACCGCCTGACCCTGCACTGGGAAGCCATCGACGCCTTCAAGGAATCCTATCCGCACCTCAGCGTGACCCAGGAACTGTTCGAGATCGACCGCCGCCGCATCACCTGCGCCGGCGGCACCGCGTCCATCGACCTGCTGCTCGACCTGATCGCCCAGGCCCACGGCCCGGAGCTGGCGATCCAGGTGTCTGAACAGTTTGTGCTCGGGCGCATCCGCCCGCGCAAAGACCACCAGCGCATGCAGATCGCCACGCGCTACGGCATCAACAACAAGAAACTGGTGCAGGTGATCGGCGAGATGGAACAGCACAGCGAACCGCCGCTGACCACCCTGGCGTTGGCCGACGCGATCAAGGTCACGCGGCGCCAGTTGGAGCGCCTGTTTCGCCTGCACCTGAACGACACACCGAGCAACTTCTACCTCGGCCTGCGCCTGGAAAAAGCCCGGCAGCTGTTGCGCCAGAGCGACATGAGTGTGCTGGAGGTGAGTATTGCGTGCGGGTTTGAATCGCCGTCGTATTTCACCCGCAGTTACCGGGCGCGGTTTGCGAAGTGTCCGCGGGAGGATCGGCGACGGGAGGTGGTTTGA